One genomic segment of Fibrobacter sp. UWB5 includes these proteins:
- a CDS encoding TIGR02171 family protein: MIRSLYLLALGLLIALLGCSNSEYAPGAGENDYLGSLELKDFVVIRSKGKTVTLGTDEESASIKDRPSMKSYFDYDFIIGKHEVTCKEMNLDCEDSLPATDVTYFDAILYANKKSKAEGFDTAYSYTNLMFDANHSCIGIDGLIFRPLVNAYRLPTEAEWIYVANMGWKPEQAWHNGNSDFKLHAVCSSFTDRNGVCDMAGNAMEWVYDLWVPFHTVDVVDYVGGKASEGVEERVLKGGSYNNDPASLHLYNRGDVYMVASSTKANYVGFRLAFGAIPNPLYLDKQGKEVLQKYTVMVRTNTVKQFIDKPLSKMVFRDDSRDVLVYVDFNDASAPVLELNTGVTAYHPDISPDGKFVAFCTGVEGISGMSKVYVSRLDEGDSTLIELPAESAAIPRWRILENGDTVIVYVNDAGSNKEEDAFAKQETWQVRFSKGKFGKPEKLFDGGYHGGVSKNDRLAVSGARLLRANVNGQPEVWYNQNQACNVSLSQGGENKTLFLDFGGKTGRKFVGESYGTHERALIADSTGKLIGSVAAPEGYSFDHTEWILGSDSFFVATLADMNGSHKKVVLVNSYTGEMLSLVEGEELWHPVLWAHHRDKNSRWDYDSLGLYYSENGQSTHYLTQKMPVLWTYRDSAEVVTLGNSHMQAAVAPDFLSMKAINLSTIPCDMHCIDSLYETYISTHFSHLKYLVIGIDFDLWGEYEPGESMALNFGDAPGFKYDRNHDYWRGEIDSAFVERAVEVAEAYKMQSDIIDPHGWMRTECISDWGSGGKEFADVVVDSTWSDDSRRYELNYAQLDKILKMAEQHDVMVVGLITPISPYYKKTGSYGRHGMRRSVAENLIERLRKVESETKNFVLMDENKMGDHDYLGDVAYDYDHLCWTGAEKLTARLDSLLITLESR; this comes from the coding sequence ATGATTCGCTCGTTATACTTGCTTGCTTTAGGCCTGTTGATAGCTTTGTTGGGGTGTTCAAATTCTGAATATGCTCCCGGTGCGGGCGAGAACGATTATTTAGGCTCTCTTGAATTAAAAGATTTTGTCGTTATCCGTTCCAAGGGAAAGACTGTAACACTCGGAACAGACGAAGAATCGGCCTCCATCAAAGACCGGCCAAGCATGAAATCGTATTTCGATTACGATTTTATAATCGGCAAACATGAAGTCACTTGCAAAGAAATGAATCTGGATTGTGAAGATTCTTTGCCTGCTACCGATGTGACTTATTTTGATGCCATTCTGTATGCGAACAAAAAGAGCAAGGCCGAAGGCTTTGATACGGCCTATTCTTATACGAATTTGATGTTTGATGCGAACCATTCTTGCATCGGTATCGATGGTCTCATTTTCCGCCCCCTTGTAAATGCGTATCGCTTGCCGACCGAGGCGGAATGGATTTATGTGGCGAACATGGGGTGGAAACCGGAACAGGCTTGGCATAACGGTAATTCTGATTTTAAACTGCATGCGGTTTGCTCGTCGTTTACGGACCGGAATGGCGTTTGCGATATGGCCGGGAATGCCATGGAATGGGTGTACGATTTGTGGGTGCCGTTCCATACCGTCGATGTGGTGGACTATGTGGGGGGCAAGGCTAGCGAAGGCGTAGAAGAGCGCGTGCTGAAGGGCGGTAGCTACAATAACGACCCGGCGTCGCTCCATTTGTATAACCGTGGCGATGTCTACATGGTGGCTTCTTCGACAAAGGCGAATTATGTGGGATTCCGCTTGGCGTTCGGTGCCATTCCAAACCCGCTTTACCTCGATAAACAGGGCAAGGAAGTCCTGCAGAAGTATACCGTGATGGTCAGGACGAATACGGTCAAGCAGTTTATTGACAAGCCGCTTTCCAAAATGGTCTTTAGGGACGATTCCCGTGATGTCTTGGTGTATGTGGATTTCAACGATGCTTCTGCGCCTGTTCTCGAATTGAATACGGGCGTGACGGCGTACCATCCGGATATTTCTCCCGATGGAAAATTTGTCGCCTTCTGCACAGGAGTTGAAGGAATTTCGGGCATGTCGAAGGTCTATGTGTCCCGCTTGGACGAAGGCGATTCCACCTTGATTGAACTTCCGGCTGAATCGGCAGCGATTCCGCGTTGGCGAATTCTGGAAAATGGTGATACGGTGATTGTCTATGTGAACGATGCCGGCAGCAATAAAGAAGAGGATGCCTTTGCCAAACAAGAAACTTGGCAAGTCCGTTTTTCGAAAGGCAAGTTCGGAAAGCCCGAAAAGCTTTTTGACGGCGGGTATCATGGCGGCGTATCCAAGAACGATCGCCTGGCGGTTTCGGGCGCACGCCTTTTGCGTGCCAATGTGAATGGCCAACCGGAAGTCTGGTACAATCAAAATCAGGCCTGTAACGTATCGCTCAGTCAGGGAGGCGAAAACAAGACGCTGTTCCTTGATTTTGGCGGCAAGACTGGTCGCAAGTTCGTGGGAGAATCTTACGGTACGCATGAACGGGCGCTGATTGCCGATAGCACTGGTAAATTGATTGGCTCGGTCGCGGCTCCCGAAGGTTATAGCTTTGACCATACGGAATGGATTCTTGGCTCCGACTCGTTCTTTGTGGCGACGCTCGCCGACATGAATGGAAGCCATAAAAAAGTAGTGCTGGTTAATTCCTATACGGGCGAAATGCTGTCTCTTGTTGAAGGCGAAGAACTTTGGCACCCTGTGCTTTGGGCTCACCATCGTGATAAGAATTCGCGCTGGGATTATGATAGCCTTGGACTTTACTATTCTGAAAATGGCCAGTCGACGCATTACCTGACGCAAAAGATGCCTGTGCTGTGGACATACCGCGATTCGGCCGAGGTCGTGACTTTGGGAAATTCGCACATGCAGGCGGCAGTTGCTCCGGATTTCTTGAGCATGAAGGCTATTAACCTCTCGACAATCCCTTGCGATATGCATTGTATTGATAGTCTTTATGAAACCTACATTTCGACGCATTTCTCGCATTTGAAATATCTTGTGATCGGCATTGATTTTGACTTGTGGGGCGAATACGAACCGGGCGAAAGCATGGCGCTTAATTTTGGTGATGCTCCTGGATTCAAGTATGACCGCAATCATGATTACTGGCGTGGTGAAATCGATAGCGCGTTTGTAGAAAGGGCTGTCGAAGTGGCTGAGGCCTATAAGATGCAGTCCGACATTATCGATCCGCATGGCTGGATGCGTACGGAATGTATTTCTGACTGGGGGAGCGGCGGCAAGGAATTTGCAGACGTGGTTGTCGATAGCACCTGGAGCGACGATAGCCGCCGCTATGAATTGAACTATGCGCAGCTGGATAAAATCCTCAAGATGGCCGAACAGCACGACGTGATGGTTGTCGGCTTGATTACTCCGATTAGTCCATATTACAAAAAGACGGGCAGCTATGGCCGCCATGGAATGCGCCGCTCTGTGGCAGAAAACTTGATTGAACGATTGAGAAAAGTTGAATCGGAAACGAAGAATTTCGTTTTGATGGATGAAAATAAAATGGGTGACCATGATTATTTGGGCGATGTCGCTTATGACTACGATCATTTGTGCTGGACCGGTGCAGAAAAGCTGACAGCACGCCTTGATTCTTTGTTGATTACTCTAGAGTCTAGATGA
- a CDS encoding TrmH family RNA methyltransferase has product MAMFSEKKFLATKETSKAKRMAELLRVIILQLGDDVPRAKREFETYAEWMKLPESERLTGKNQAQMIDLYKTFRTRAGLGFERDVYLEQEPGDREVANEAPLPFAVLVHNLRSAFNVGSIIRSTDCFGLEGVHLSGYSCGPDHVTVKSAARGCQEWIPIKRWESPFDCVKWHKENGYEIIALETGEDIPSINNVKWPEKGLIILGNEELGIAPELMAEATMKVTIPMAGRKASMNVAGAYAIMCFKIRSDCGPTT; this is encoded by the coding sequence ATGGCCATGTTTTCCGAAAAGAAATTCCTCGCTACCAAAGAGACCTCCAAGGCCAAGCGCATGGCCGAACTTTTGCGCGTCATCATTTTACAGCTGGGCGACGACGTGCCCCGCGCAAAACGTGAATTCGAGACCTATGCCGAATGGATGAAACTCCCCGAAAGCGAGCGCCTTACCGGAAAAAACCAGGCGCAAATGATTGACCTTTACAAGACGTTCCGCACTCGGGCTGGCCTCGGGTTCGAACGCGACGTTTACCTGGAGCAGGAACCGGGCGACCGCGAAGTTGCAAACGAAGCCCCGCTCCCGTTCGCCGTACTCGTGCACAACTTGCGCAGCGCCTTCAACGTAGGCTCCATCATCCGCAGCACCGACTGCTTTGGGCTCGAAGGCGTGCACCTGAGCGGTTACAGTTGCGGGCCCGACCATGTGACGGTTAAAAGCGCCGCCCGCGGGTGCCAGGAATGGATTCCGATCAAACGCTGGGAAAGCCCCTTCGACTGCGTCAAGTGGCACAAGGAAAACGGCTACGAGATTATCGCGCTGGAAACCGGCGAAGACATCCCGAGCATCAATAACGTCAAGTGGCCCGAAAAAGGCCTGATCATTCTCGGCAACGAAGAATTAGGAATCGCCCCCGAACTGATGGCGGAGGCGACAATGAAAGTGACAATCCCGATGGCAGGTCGCAAGGCGAGCATGAATGTCGCCGGAGCGTATGCCATCATGTGCTTTAAGATTCGTTCCGACTGCGGACCGACTACTTAG
- a CDS encoding PD40 domain-containing protein, whose amino-acid sequence MNRILKFCACVVFGVTSVFAQQGAPTGAAVDPSADEQKALNALKGKLEGAIVWATSRANSHHDIWIMNADGTNARALTQGDNVDWFPRISPDGSTVLFNRSKGGWVPENDANYPEKWDLWMVNITGENARKVVDNATWGTWRPDGKSIVFSRAGKVFTMDLGSKKETLVLDGEKAFNKSGVILQEPNMSPDGKHLAITLRGSMRETGVWDLSKNAWTKSGDGCQIDWNFDGSKLYRVNPTGNGGTAAPSEILWFSAKDGKQVEKVGFFGIPKNVKLMDLPGRRSHEYFPRLSPDGKWLVWGATDKGHDHDLFDYELYIWKIGEPVESATRITYHSGNDRWPDIWLGKVPVKETAADKVASQVKDAVNGAANAIQSGISEAKMDELIKAIDRLTDAVKSLAK is encoded by the coding sequence ATGAATAGAATTTTGAAGTTTTGTGCCTGTGTCGTTTTTGGTGTGACCTCGGTTTTTGCCCAGCAGGGCGCTCCGACGGGTGCCGCCGTTGACCCTTCTGCCGATGAACAGAAAGCCCTCAACGCCTTGAAAGGCAAACTTGAAGGTGCGATTGTCTGGGCGACGAGCCGCGCCAATTCCCACCACGATATTTGGATTATGAATGCCGATGGCACGAATGCCCGTGCCCTTACTCAGGGCGACAACGTGGACTGGTTCCCGCGCATTTCGCCGGATGGCTCGACGGTGCTCTTTAACCGCAGCAAGGGCGGTTGGGTTCCTGAAAACGACGCCAACTACCCTGAAAAGTGGGATTTGTGGATGGTCAATATTACGGGCGAAAATGCACGCAAGGTTGTAGACAATGCAACGTGGGGCACCTGGAGGCCCGACGGCAAGTCGATCGTCTTTAGCCGTGCCGGTAAGGTGTTTACCATGGATCTCGGCAGCAAGAAAGAGACTCTTGTGCTCGATGGCGAAAAGGCCTTCAACAAGTCCGGCGTGATTCTGCAGGAACCGAACATGAGCCCGGACGGCAAGCACTTGGCCATTACGCTCCGTGGTTCCATGCGCGAAACGGGCGTGTGGGATCTCTCGAAGAATGCTTGGACCAAGTCTGGCGATGGCTGCCAGATTGACTGGAACTTTGATGGCAGCAAGCTTTACCGTGTGAACCCGACGGGTAACGGTGGCACCGCTGCTCCGAGTGAAATTCTGTGGTTCAGCGCCAAGGACGGCAAGCAGGTTGAAAAGGTGGGCTTCTTTGGAATTCCGAAGAACGTGAAGTTGATGGACTTGCCCGGCCGCCGCAGTCACGAATATTTCCCGCGTCTTTCGCCCGATGGCAAGTGGCTTGTCTGGGGTGCAACCGACAAGGGCCATGACCACGACTTGTTCGACTACGAACTCTATATCTGGAAAATTGGCGAACCGGTGGAATCGGCAACGCGTATTACCTACCACAGCGGCAATGACCGCTGGCCGGACATTTGGCTCGGCAAGGTTCCTGTAAAGGAAACGGCTGCTGACAAGGTCGCCTCTCAGGTGAAGGATGCTGTCAATGGTGCCGCAAATGCAATTCAGTCCGGCATCAGCGAAGCCAAGATGGATGAACTCATCAAGGCCATCGATCGCTTGACGGATGCGGTGAAGTCGCTGGCTAAGTAG
- a CDS encoding glycosyl hydrolase family 8 — MGCKVWAASLALAFGLSQATVNFPFPQMSDYGGNATLLSDKAAASEQLKKQFLYWKQAMYNESGDIAGIRSDPGSDSYFSEGVGYGMLLMVYFSDNTTSYQAEFDKIWNFYKKFQNENGLMIWKIGNLSESWDAGNGAALDGDIDAAAALVMAYYQFGDEKYKEDAKKLIQAMKKSEFESNGLHLPGDKWGDAALNRKNPGYFDPAYMPLFAAIDEENAEFWSKTAYDANMKLYESSSDEVKTGLVDDWTDKNGKSEDDYYSYDASRAPWRNAKAVCWHGDQRALAIDKKMAEFVSTVNASSMSGPVLRSSGSLGNDHNSTFVTSLMTALISDSKYQAKLDEYWKEAVALGDENYFNQSLKLLNGLLVSGNMPNLMNANSGMTGIAKSKVANAPAVSLQGRTLQVRTDGAARVDVFNVAGHAVKTQAGSQAMDLQGLPAGVYMVRVQSKNATMMQKIRLQ, encoded by the coding sequence ATGGGATGTAAAGTTTGGGCCGCGTCCTTGGCGTTGGCATTTGGTCTTTCGCAGGCGACGGTAAATTTCCCGTTCCCGCAGATGTCCGATTACGGTGGAAACGCAACCTTGTTGAGTGACAAGGCCGCTGCTTCGGAACAGCTGAAAAAGCAGTTCCTGTACTGGAAACAGGCCATGTACAATGAATCGGGCGATATCGCGGGCATTCGTTCGGACCCCGGTTCTGACTCGTATTTTTCGGAAGGTGTCGGCTACGGCATGCTCCTGATGGTGTACTTTAGCGACAACACGACTAGTTATCAGGCTGAATTCGACAAGATCTGGAATTTCTACAAGAAGTTCCAGAATGAAAATGGGCTCATGATTTGGAAAATCGGTAATCTTTCGGAATCCTGGGATGCGGGCAATGGAGCCGCTCTCGATGGCGATATCGATGCCGCCGCGGCCCTGGTGATGGCTTACTACCAGTTTGGCGACGAAAAGTACAAGGAAGATGCCAAGAAACTGATTCAGGCCATGAAAAAGTCCGAGTTCGAAAGCAACGGCTTGCACTTGCCGGGCGACAAGTGGGGAGACGCCGCGTTGAACCGCAAGAATCCGGGTTACTTCGATCCGGCCTACATGCCCTTGTTTGCTGCCATCGATGAAGAAAATGCAGAATTCTGGAGCAAGACTGCCTACGATGCGAACATGAAATTGTACGAATCGAGTTCTGACGAAGTCAAGACGGGCCTGGTGGACGACTGGACTGACAAGAACGGCAAGAGTGAAGACGACTATTACAGCTACGATGCTTCCCGCGCTCCGTGGCGTAACGCGAAGGCCGTGTGCTGGCATGGCGACCAGCGTGCGCTCGCCATCGACAAGAAGATGGCTGAATTCGTGTCGACGGTGAATGCGTCTAGCATGAGCGGCCCTGTGCTTCGTTCTTCGGGCAGCCTTGGCAACGACCACAACAGCACGTTTGTGACCTCCCTGATGACGGCGCTGATTTCGGATTCCAAGTACCAGGCCAAGCTCGATGAATACTGGAAAGAAGCGGTGGCGCTCGGCGACGAGAACTACTTTAACCAGTCGCTCAAGCTCTTGAACGGTCTCCTAGTTTCGGGCAACATGCCGAACCTCATGAACGCAAATTCCGGCATGACCGGCATCGCGAAGTCCAAAGTTGCAAACGCTCCGGCGGTTTCGCTGCAGGGCCGCACGCTCCAAGTCCGCACCGATGGTGCCGCCCGCGTTGACGTGTTCAATGTGGCGGGCCATGCGGTCAAGACGCAGGCGGGGAGTCAGGCAATGGACCTCCAGGGATTACCGGCTGGAGTCTATATGGTTCGCGTACAGTCGAAAAATGCGACCATGATGCAAAAGATTCGCTTGCAATAA